attaaaaaaaaaaagaacccaccAACAAGAATAATAACAGTAATGAAATGGGAAGTCAAAGTTACCTTTCGAGGAGAGAACTGAACTTTATGAAGATGTGAAAGGAGGCTGCTTGATAGAGCGAAGGATCTCGCTACCACATTTACAAAATTTCTCATTGCAATCTGTTTGAAATCGGGCTTCTTATTGCCGCTGGGATTGAATGCGATTACTTTTAAGCTTTTTTGCAGCGATTGAATTAACTGTGGATCGTCTTGGGCAGGTCGGGTTTGGTGACTGAGAGAGGGTATAGCatcttcctctctttctttgtgttttatttttgaaaattaccgACCCTTCCAAGTTTCAAAAATTACACTTTACGTGTTTATAATGCTTGAGCGCGCGAAAAATTAGTCAACaaagagtttaaaaaaaaaattaattgagccCTCTCCTCTACTTTCTATTTTGTAGTAAACAGAATGCGACCAAGAGTTCAACGTCCTTGGAGGATCTTCATCATTGAAGGCATGAGCACTAACCTATAAAATTAAACGGATCGTGTAACGATCAACTTCTATAAGATCATATGAAGAAAGCCTTGcgaaataagaaaattatgtttACAAATGACAAGCTGATATTTCAAGTACCTTCCAGAGAGAACCAGCATAAAAGAATTATGGATAGAGCTTGACTTGGCCATCACTGAGCCTGTGCACATCCTTAAATTCAATCCCGTGTTAATTCAGCAGAAGATATGTAAGAACTTGTTCCACAAAGCAGTCATcacaaattaaatgaaaaggccAAGGGAGAAAATGAGAGTCAAATCAGAGGTGGGATTGTAGCACAAATATCAACCCAAACGGTATGGTTGGGTTCTGATTGGAGATAAAGAGAGATGGCAGCtggtaaaaatatcaaacatgtTCTGTGCAAAAAACGCAAAACACTCataaaggaaaaagaataaGCGACTGTAATTAAAAGGATAGCTAAGAACATAGATAAATGGACAAAAAAGGATAGATATTGTTAAGAATCCCGTCGATTGAGAAGAGCAGAGCGAACCTTAAATTTTGCCATTGGGTTTCTATTCGAATTCAAATATAAGATGAAGGGCTTGCATGGCTTTTGTGGCGCTGGTGGTCAAGTGCTTGTGCTGGATATGCAGCGAAGAAGACAGCAGTGCAAACCGGTTTTCAGCGGAGGAGGAGCTGATGAAGGCTGGGCTTATTTCTTTGCTACACCGAGCCACTCATCAACTTCAACTACAGCGATGTcgtatataaatattatgaattcAAATGAATAAGGTATTTCCTATTTCTATAATTGAACATATAATTTTTCTGTGAGTTCATAAATTAAAGAACTGGAGATTGAGATAAATTTGGTTActtaatttaattcatataataatatctgactatatattttatattccttGATCATTATCAATCCATTGCACAGCAATCCATAATAGAAagtatagataattttttttcatttaaaaaaaaaatgaaatttcatgaaataaaaagaaatgaaattagtttgataatatattttcaaattaatgtagttattattattatcatttcatttcatatgaattcaatcataaaatatcgtttatatgtttttcatttgaaagtTTCAACGTATATTAggctatctttttcttttttatttttgttttaaatttaataaaataaaatatcaataataaatatttgacaattaatattttttaaaaaatcttatgaGTATATAAGTTTGTGAAAATATATCTTtgacttcaaaaatattttgtaatttgtcaaaaaaacaattctggATGTAAAAGCTTTTATAATTTATGGTTTAATATGTAATGATTTATTCGATTTAAGTTGTATCAATGtatttctaaaacataatttggatttaaaaaaaaaaattaattgaattgaataatttatttttaaatttttatacacTATACCATAAGAGCATTTGGATTCTATTGCTAATTGATAAATCAAGATATCAATATATCTTTGTCAATAATaacggattaaaaaaaatatataaacaatgtgCCAAGTCCAACCTCGAGTGGGTTTCATAGCGTGTTAAGCCTAACACTAAGGAGGTTCCAAACCTAATAACGATTAGGCTTGGTAGCGTATCAAGCTGAACTTTAGGtggatctaaaatatataataactcatcattttttttattttttagaggaataaaattgagtgaAATACATTTTCATAATGcaacttaaaatatcaaaaacataaagttACTTTCAATCACTTttctccataaaaaaacaaaattcacgaGTTATAAATACACTATGAGATTTTTAgaataaaagtttataatttttattatttattgcatatatatttttaaagtatctttctctagaatattattgaattttctctttctaaaaatatatttatttaagcatTATAGAGTCCCtacctttataaaaaaaatcttttataagTATTAATCATAAATTATCCAACCCACCAAGCATCAAATACAAACTATCAACGATTttgactataaaaaataattaaaattactataattaattgaataacTAAGTATTTAATCGGTAAGTCTGTTTACTAGCCtacctatatttttaaaacttcattactaataataataataataaaaactaaaaatgacGATTTAGACAATTTCAAGCACcaaattataatatatcaaGACAAAGGaggtttttattgtttaaaatgaaAGGGACCCTTTTTCTAAAAGTGCTGTAGTTTTAGCGAAGATCATgacaaaatgatgttgttttaatgAAATAACATTTTAGTCCCTATAATTCGATTTCATCATTATCAATCTCAGTATATATAGACAAAGTTTTACCATAATCTCTAGTTTGTTCTCTTTGGAGAGAGAGggccatgaaaaagaaaagagtgagAGAACAAGCCATTGAAACAACTACCTCAATGGTGGATAGAGGTGATTTGAGACTTGTTAGTTTACATtaagtttaatatttattttggtaaaaaataattttttttttttagaaagtgaatttttaaaaaataaattattttttaatattgataattttagaaaaaataaataagaaaacatattccattttttaatatacgACAAATGCATTTGATTTtgtccagtttttttttttttttcaaaaatattcttttaaatgttttataatttcaacCTTTATTCCTACCATAGATTTGGATCAGATTtagataattgattttaattgacttcattttcatcattaaatatgaaaattactaaatataaaagcaaaaattgtaagaacaatatgagaaatataaacaagagagagaaagagagtaaattattcttttaaatgttttacAATCCAACCatgcttctattttttttttaattttaaataaattttttcaataaattttgaattttaatatactaatatcaaaaatatatatttttttaaaatataaaatattattttaataaatttccaaataaataatactttaaaaaacataatccaACACTCTCAAATAATCTCTATTAGTATCTCTGCCAGCTTCTTCTTGTATACACATTCGCACAAGTAAAAACATGGAAGCAAGGAAGAGCCTTTAAGTTTTCGCCGTCCTCCCTTTTCTTGTTCTCTTTACCAATTCTAGTAAAATGCTCCTTCTACCCTATGCCGTTTAATTTATTGTTAGCTAAGGTAGATAGCAGATTATTTACACACAAAAGGATGAAATCACTAAAAACTGATCGACATTCACACATCTAAGTACTTGGATATAAACGTGGAAGTGTGTGTCTCATAGAGAACCCGCACACCCATATTTTAAAACCTGGTATTTTCCAGGAAATGCttgaaaaattctaaatttataaacACAGCCTGTTACCTAACGTGAAAGTAATGGACTTAAATACATGAAGGTCTTGTAAAGATTCTTTCACTGACTCGATTCCTTCTTTCTGAGTGCAGGTAGCGAAAAGGTGCTGGCAAATGCTGTGAAAAAGATGAATGCAATAACGGAAGCGTGGCGCAGGCTCTTATGGATGTTGCTTCTTTTTAGAAAAGCCAGATGACACTTGTGTCTGCCGTTACCCTCTGCTGATTCCTACTCGTAGTTGCAACACAAGTTTCAGTGTATTTCACTATCCATGTCAAATGGGATGACTAAAGGTAAAAATAAGTAAAGGGAAAAACAAGTAAATCATTACTAATTGTTTTCTGTCATTGCAGGCGTGCTCAGTCTGAATTTTGACACTATTTGAATCCAGATTCCAAATGAAAATAGATCCGGGCGTGCTCAACTATCTATCATAGTGAAAGCTGCCTAATGAAATTTACTTGCATCCGAATCCAATCTAAGCAGGGCAGTCATCCCTTTCTTTGAATGTAAGGGATTGGATACAGTTAGCTAAAAGTAAACCACATCAACAGGTACATGGCGAGTCCCCGCTGTCAGTAAATCTTAGCCAGGAAACTGAAACTGTCTTCAATTGCTCTTAATTAATTACTCTCAAAAGCTTGCACATCTTTTCAGCGGAGTTCTTCAATGGGAGTTGACCTCTTCTTGGTTCAATAACCTCCATGAAAATGATCTTCCTTTTTGTTTGGTTAGAAAGACTTTTGTAAGTAACGTGGCAAAGGGAAACAAACTTAATGCTGGTAGAAAATCAAGCACCAGGAAAGCAACAAGGAAAATTGACTCCACTGGAATGGGGTACAATTCGGGCTTGTTGGGCATGTGAATCATGGCCCAACTGAATTCAATCCTTAATTAAGGCTTGGCCCAATATCAGCCAGTGATGACAAGTGCATAGATGGGCTTTCTCAATCTTGGATCATTCATGCccaattctttaatttattaatggaaGGCCTTATCCTTCTCTTCCATTCCAACTTAGAAAGAAGTCAGcatttcattttcatgttttaaaaattgttcaaaaattcatttggtGGTTAGAGTTGAGCTGAGGCGGTTGGATAAAAAAGATGCAATGGAGCCGCGTGCTAGTGCAGAATAAAAGTTTTGGCTCATCGTTGCATGTGCTGCGCGGGTCTAGGAAGCGCCTATAAGGTGTGCCTCCTTTTCgtctttgtttttgtgttggCGGTGTTGTTCATTGCCGCTTACAGAAGGAGATCGGGCGACCTAAAGTTCCGTgatcttctttctctctctaatgtAACAActttctcttaaaaataaaataaaataataatcaaggcTGCTATTGTGGTGGTTTGGGTCCTCGATAGGTTGTTAAAGCTATTTTATTGCTAAGGGTTTCCATCATTGTGGCTGGTGGGTGGCTTCTGGTGTTGAAGTTGTTGTGAAATTGCCGTGAATGGAGGGAATAGGGGTTGCATTACTGGGTTTGTTGGCTGCGATTAGGGAGGAGGAGCTTGAAACTTGGTTGGTGATGAGTGGATGGTTGTCATGAGGCACTGAAGATGGCGGTAGTGGGAGATGTTGTGGTGGAGGAGGTTTCCAATGTTTAAATTATTacctcttgttttttaatttttatcctcgttcttattttttcattgtttgatttttttttttttaaaatcaacgtgAAAACAAAAGGCGAAAAgggtaaaaaattataaaaatgtgaatttatttttaggaaatttttgcattttttgaattttggagAACACAATCAACAAAAGCGTCAAAGTCATACTGAACAAAAGCGTTCATACAATGCAAGAACAAGCGCTCTCCATTGAATTGTTTTGggaagaaaataaatcatagtGAACCAAGAGGctcgtaaaaaaaaattgtttgatttttaagaCTTTCCAGCTTTCATAAATTTTCTCCTCCTACCCTCTGTATAAACTTGCATGCATGCCTGTTTTGAAGATTCATTTCTTTGCATTAACGAGGATATAGTTCTGTGATTGACATATCATTAACGGACAAAGGCTTCGAGCCCGTCCTGCTTTTCACACAATATGCCGGCTTCCGAGGCAATGGTGGCGTTACAGAGAAACTATTGAGCATGAGAACTATTGTTGTCAATTTTGGTCTATTTTTTGGATCTTCTTGAACACACAATAAGGCAATATGGAGGCATCTAGTGATCTCATTTCTGGAGTAAGAATCTCCTAAGCTTGCATCCATTAGTTCCAGTGCTGTCCCATTTGTCCATTGTTTCCATGCCTGCAACCATCAATAGCTATGTTCAGAAACATTCTCTTATTCTCCCCGTCGTTGATCTtggcataaataaaataaaaatgtgttcAATTAATTTTCTCTTACATAGCTTGGAAGGTCCATGCCATTGTCTGATTGATAGAGACTGCTGTTCTTTTTCCCACTGATAATCTCGAGCATCAAGACACCGAAGCTATACACGTCTGACTTAACGGAGTACTGTCCGTGCATTGCGTACTCCGGAGACATGTAACCACTAGAGTATATCCAACAGTCGGCATCGATTACAGAAAAAGAACATCGACAATTAATCCCTTCAATATTTACCATAATTAGCTAATTGAAACTGAATCAGTTTTCCTACTTTCAAATGATTTTGGCATCTTACATGGTTTGTCGAATCAAATCTGAAAATTAATGACTCATAGATTTATCATTTGGGGAAGCTAggtatttttatgatttaatatttaggaaaaaaaaaaagcacaacaaTTGATTATCGATATATGTTATTGGTCGAATGTCAACAATAAGCTAGGCATGAccttatatagtttttaacatGTATGTTCtatatattaacattttttttttaattcgaagATAGGTTTCCTCGTGCTCGGATCAACATACACGTGAATTAagattagtctttttttttttttgaaggaattGTTAGGAGCACTTTCCACATTATCTTTAGCgtactttgaaaaattaaataaattctcatCTTAAGAATTAAATCTTGAAAGAAATTTGTTATGTATATATCCTCTTCTTTTATGTAACTTCTCTTTTGATAATGTTTTAACATGGATGAAGTTATGCTTCTTGCTTCACTAAAAATAAGGGTTTAATAAACGATAGTGTAGACGAACAAAATATAGAATTTAGGCCTTAAAAGTACTCACAGTGTTCCAGCGATTCGGTTTGTAATTTCTTGACTTTGATCCCCTCCAAAAATCTTTGCCATACCAAAATCTGCAATCCTGGGATTCATTTCCCCATCCAACAAAACATTGCTTGGTTTAAGATCACGGTGGATGATTCGGAGGCGGGAATCTTCGTGAAGATAAAGGAGACCTCGAGCAATCCCCCCTATGATTTTGTACCGAATTGACCAATCCAACAGTCCTTGTTTTGCAGGATcttcatgtatttataaaaataaaaataaaaatcagaatggagctaagaaaaataaataatcaggATGCATCACAAGCAAAATATTGGTTAAGAAAAGTCAAACCAAATAGGAAGTGGTCGAGGCTCTTGTTGGGAACAAACTCATAGACTAGTATCTTCTCTGCCCCTTGCAGGCAAAAGCCCAATAGCCTGACTAGATTTCTATGCTGAAGCTTGGCTATCAACAGGACCTCATTATTAAATTCTGCTGCACCTTGACCAGAATATTTTGATAGCCTCTTCACAGCTATTTGTTGTCCATTAGGAAGTTTTCCCTGAGAATGCACTAATTTCATCAATGGTTGAGCAAGCAATTTTTCGTAATTTCTTTAATCCTAATGCAACAAGGTCTTCTCTGCTCTTCAAAATTTAAACCCATCACGAATTGCTTACCTTGTAAACCTCACCAAATCCTCCTTCACCTAACTTGTTATCAGGGGAGAAATTGTTTGTGGCAGCTTCTATAGAACTCAAATCAAATTGCAAGGACTCCACAGTTGAAATCTCATCTCCATCTACACAACACAGATAGATCCTCGATTGAGTTTTTGAGAATATTATTATCCAACATCGGCAGAGCACACAACATAAAATACACTGTTTTGTTCCAATTAGAAAAGATTTCTAATGTTCTTTACCATCTTTTTCTGGCAAGGAAACTCTGTTTTTTCTTGCCCTTCTTCTCAGGAAACTGAACCCCATGCAGAAAAGCACCATAGAAACAGCAATGGAAATGACAATGGCTACAATCACAATTATTGAAACATGGCCTTTTCCTGAATGAAAACAAAAAGGTGTCAATCATATGCAGTGCACAATAATTCAGTCAGctaattaattactttattcTTCACGATATATTTTAAGttctaatacatatattttcttaaagaaaatgaaataataatttcgGATGTTCAGAAAATAAGAATCACAATTATGTAAGAGTTAGAAATgctcaaacaaatacaattagAAATgctcaaacaaatacaataaaaaattccatgcaatcttaaattgaaatattaattatccaTTTATCACAGCATGTTTCATCAATAAATCCATTTCCTAATCCATCTTTGAATAATGTTAGACTATCTGGTGATTTACAAGACCCAGAAGATTGCAACTAATTACTTTTTCATAAcagaaataagtaaaaaattaaacaaaatgaattttaagcaatttttaatctttaatttttgtcttcttaattataaaataataaattatttttctagtgagaattaaaaaaatgtaatttttcttagaaatatgccataaataaataattggaaaaggaatttaatttaatttttaatcgtttttttaagttacaataaaaaacctaatacgtgtctcttttttttacaagtcaaaaatagcaacaaaaaaatttgcttGATCATGAAGGAAGGGCTACTATAATCAATTGTTTAAATTGAAACCAAATAAAGACTATGTTGGTCCAACTAATTAATGTGgacaaagccaaaaaaaaatcaaaccaactTTACCTTTTGGTCTTGTCAGTGGAGagggaggaggaggtggtggctTTGCCGCAACCGTTGTtatattataaaacttaaagGTTTCATACCGGACATTACAACTTGGATATAGGATGCTTACTCCCGGCCTTTGGCTACAGCAACTAGGCAAAATAGAAATAGCTATCCTAAGACATCGATTACAATCCGAGCTTGACAAGTCCGGTGTGCACTGCGCAAGGCTGTACAAGTTTGGAGACTTGGTGAAATATTCTCCAACTGCAAACTTTTTACCTCCTGAAGTAGCAATTGTAGCCTGAGTGACTGTATAATTCATGGTGGTTGCCACTAGCCGGTTAAAGCGTTCAGGTTCGTCTGCGATATTCTGATCAGATTTAAACATGAACACTCCAGGGTCTTGGTCCATGGTAGCGAAAAAAGCCCTGTTTGAGTAGCGCAAGAGGCACAAATCGTACCATAAAACAACCACTTTTTGAACTGGGCAACGTTGGATTGCCTCTTTGGCAGCCAAGGCGACACAAATCTGGCAAGTATTTTTGTCAACGTCGCCACGGCAAAGGAACATGCCATAAACATCATCAGGGTCCAGCCCTATAGAGGAGTTGTAGAATCCATTGAGATTATTGCGGGGTGCATCGGACAAAAGTGAAAAAAGGAGGAGAATTAAATTGGTTTGGAAAGTGCTGTTTCTCGTGTAAGTTGTGTCGTTACTGCATGAATGATAGAGATAAGAAGGGTCCTGTGATTTAGTGATAGTAGCAAGGCTAAGCAAGGAGAGTAGAGCTATGAAGAAATTGAGAGACTTCATTTTTGGTGATCAAGTTTTCTAGCCAGCAGCTCTTATTTTTGCTACTAGCCCTGCGAATATTTGAAGATTTAAGTCAATGAAGTAAATAATGCTTGCATTGACTGTAAAAATAGGTACGAGCTAAAGGTCTCGATCAACTTTCAAAACTACTCCATTGTTGTGCAGAACTGACCCATCAAAAATTCAATgagaacatggaaaaaaaatatgaag
This genomic interval from Populus alba chromosome 1, ASM523922v2, whole genome shotgun sequence contains the following:
- the LOC118055611 gene encoding cysteine-rich receptor-like protein kinase 10 — its product is MKSLNFFIALLSLLSLATITKSQDPSYLYHSCSNDTTYTRNSTFQTNLILLLFSLLSDAPRNNLNGFYNSSIGLDPDDVYGMFLCRGDVDKNTCQICVALAAKEAIQRCPVQKVVVLWYDLCLLRYSNRAFFATMDQDPGVFMFKSDQNIADEPERFNRLVATTMNYTVTQATIATSGGKKFAVGEYFTKSPNLYSLAQCTPDLSSSDCNRCLRIAISILPSCCSQRPGVSILYPSCNVRYETFKFYNITTVAAKPPPPPPSPLTRPKGKGHVSIIVIVAIVISIAVSMVLFCMGFSFLRRRARKNRVSLPEKDDGDEISTVESLQFDLSSIEAATNNFSPDNKLGEGGFGEVYKGKLPNGQQIAVKRLSKYSGQGAAEFNNEVLLIAKLQHRNLVRLLGFCLQGAEKILVYEFVPNKSLDHFLFDPAKQGLLDWSIRYKIIGGIARGLLYLHEDSRLRIIHRDLKPSNVLLDGEMNPRIADFGMAKIFGGDQSQEITNRIAGTLGYMSPEYAMHGQYSVKSDVYSFGVLMLEIISGKKNSSLYQSDNGMDLPSYAWKQWTNGTALELMDASLGDSYSRNEITRCLHIALLCVQEDPKNRPKLTTIVLMLNSFSVTPPLPRKPAYCVKSRTGSKPLSVNDMSITELYPR